ATCCCCACCAATGGCACCGACGACATCTTCCTCGTGAGCCGGAAGGGCATGGCGATCCGCTTCTCCGAAGAGGAGGTGAGGGCCATGGGACGGGCGGCGGCAGGCGTGCGCGGCATGCGGCTCAAGGAAGGCGACCAGGTCGTCTCCTGTGACGTGGCTCGCGACGACGCCAGCATCCTGATCGTCACCAATGGTGGATACGGCAAGCGCACCCAGCTCGACAGGTTCAACCGGCAGGGCCGGGGCGGCCAGGGGGTGCGCGGCATCAAGCTCACGGCGAAGAAGGGCGAGGTGGTCTCCGCGTTCATGGTCGGCCTCGATGACGAGATCTTCGTGATCGCGTCGAGCGGGGTGGTCATACGCATGCCGGTGCGGCAGATCTCGTCCCAGGGCCGCGATGCGACCGGGGTGCGAGTGATGAACCTCGACCCCGACCAGGTCGTCGCGGCGGTGGCGCCGGTGCTGCAAGCCGACGACGATCAGAACTGATCACTCGCTCGCCCGTATCGCCGGCTCGAGCCGGTTGTCTCTTCCCCCGCCTGCTGTCGCTAGCGGAAGGACACGCGGATGGGAGAAAGACGGGCTACACGGGCGGCGGTCGGTCGAGCCTGCGTTGATACCGGGCAGGTGGCTCCGCTGCTCGCGCTGGTGGTGATCGTCGCCGCCGTGGGGATGTTGTTGATCGCTCGGGTGGCGGCGACCGCCGGCGAGCGAGCCCGGGCCCGCAACGCCGCCGATGCGGCGGCTCTGGCAGGGGTGAGCGGCACCGAGGCGGACGCCAGGTCGTTGGCGGAGCGGAACGGTGGCGTGCTCGTGCGCTTCGTGCGGGTCGAGCGTGTTGTGGAGGTCACGGTCCGGGTAGGGGGCTCCCGTGCCTCAGCACGGGCCACCCGAGAAGGCTGAACCGCAGGACCCGCCATCGTTGCCGAGGACGCCCGCCATGCCGTCGGGAACGGGTGTGCCCCGGCGGCCGGTCGTCCCTGGGCGGTCGGTCCAGGAAGCCCGTTGGATGATGGTCTGGACGGTGCGGGAGAGCTCACCCTACGTGATCCCGTACACTTCCGGGCGATGGCGACCGATCCCCTCCCCGCCCGATCGGCGGGCGACGACGCGTTCCTCGACGAGCTGGCGGCGTCGGTGGTGGTGTCGGAGGCGATCCTCGATCCCCCGGCCGGTGCGACGGCCCACGGCGGTGGGGTCAACGGAGAGCGGTATGGCGAGGAGACGTCGAGCCGCCCGCAGCCCACGTCGATCCCCACCGGGGTGCCGCTGCAAGCCCGGCAGGTCGAGCGGCTCGTCCGGGGAGTCCGTCTGTGGTCGGTGCTGCGGGTGTCGCTGGTCTTCTACAGCTGCCTCTGGTTGGTGACCACGGTGGCCGGCGTGATCCTGTGGCGGATGGCGCTCTCTGGCGGCCTGCTCGACAACGCCGAGAGCTTCCTGGCCGAGATGCTGTCCCTGGAGTCGTTCTCGATCGACGGTGGAACGGTGCTGCGCGCCTCGGTGTTCGCCGGGGTGGTCTTCGCCGTCGCCGGCACGACGATGACGGTCCTGCTGGCCTTGCTGTTCAACTTGATCAGCGAGCTCACCGGCGGGATCCGCCTGGCCGTGGTGGAGCTCG
This Rhabdothermincola sediminis DNA region includes the following protein-coding sequences:
- a CDS encoding DUF3566 domain-containing protein, which produces MATDPLPARSAGDDAFLDELAASVVVSEAILDPPAGATAHGGGVNGERYGEETSSRPQPTSIPTGVPLQARQVERLVRGVRLWSVLRVSLVFYSCLWLVTTVAGVILWRMALSGGLLDNAESFLAEMLSLESFSIDGGTVLRASVFAGVVFAVAGTTMTVLLALLFNLISELTGGIRLAVVELETARPVTADDLRGGRLPARWARRAAPRSGSPAADRVR
- a CDS encoding pilus assembly protein TadG-related protein yields the protein MAPLLALVVIVAAVGMLLIARVAATAGERARARNAADAAALAGVSGTEADARSLAERNGGVLVRFVRVERVVEVTVRVGGSRASARATREG